The following is a genomic window from Polycladomyces zharkentensis.
GGCGGATCCGTGCCGGACTCCTGTTGGCGGCATCGATCGCGTTGGTGGTGGCATTGGTGCTCAGCGGATGGTTCACACGGGGATGGGTCCGCCGTATTGAGGTCTTGCGCAGGTTGACCGGTGAGATTCGGCAGGGTCGTTATCACGCACGTGCGGAGGTGGAAAGCGGCCCGCTGGAGTTGATGGAGCTGACCCGTGATCTGAATGCCATGGCTGAACGGTTGGCGGAATGGGAAAAGGAGATCCGTCAATTCGAACTGCGCCGGCAGCAGTTTGTCTCGGACGTTTCCCATGAATTGCGCACACCGCTCACCTCCATTCGCGGGTGGTTGGAAGGATTGGAGTCCCGTATGGTGACGGAAGAGGAGCGAATGCGGGCGGTGGCGTCCATGAAGCGGGAGACGATGAGGTTGATTCGGTTGATCAACGAATTGCTCGATCTGGAAAAGATTCGGTCGGGGACAATCGAGTTGAAACAGGAGCAGATTCCAATCGCCGAGGTATTGGAGATCGTGGTCGAACAACTGGGTCCCGTCGCCGAGGAAAAAGGATTGCGGTTGGAGATCGATGCACCTCGTGACCTGATGGTTATCGCCGATTACGACCGATTGATGCAAATCCTCATCAATCTGGTGAAAAATGGACTCCAATTCACCGAGCGTGGATGGGTGCGTGTCACGGCTGACAAAACCGACGGTGGAACCCGGATCTGTGTGGAGGATACGGGGATCGGGATGACGGAGGAGCAATTGGCCCGGATCTGGGATCGATTTTTCAAAGCCGATCCCTCCCGATCGCGGCAGGGAGGAGAAACGGGTCTGGGATTGGCGATCGTCCGTCAATTGGTGAAGGCTCACGGCGGTCAGATTCGGGTGGACAGCACACCGGGGAAAGGCACCTGTTTCACCGTTTGGTTGCCGGATGGAAACGGCGGGTGATTCGGATGCCCGTTTTGATCTTCTTCCTTGCATGGTCTGATTATGATTTTTCGTCGCAGCTTCGTCATCATTTCGTCATGATTTGTGGTTAAGATAATAGACAAAAGTCATGACGGGAGTGAGAAGCATGCGCAAACTGAAAAAGGTGGTCATCACGGGAACCGCGGCGGGACTGTTGATAGGCGGCGTGCTGGGCGTTCATCACATCGCGCAGGCAAAGCAAAGCGGATCGTCCTCGGATTCGTGGTTCGCATCCACGGCCCGCACTCAGTTGTTGACGAGTGGCGGGACAACAACGGATGCGAAAAAGGACAAACAGGCACTGGTGCAACGGGTGGCGCGGTATTTGGGCGTCAGTGTCACTGAGATCCAGTCGCTGACGGAGCGGGGTATCCAACCCCGACAGCTGGTGCCGGCGGCAGTGATCGCCAAATTGAGCAGACAGAAAATCGAGACGGTTCTGGCGGCAAAAAAGGGGAAAACATGGGGGCAAGTGGCACAATCTTTCCATGTTGACCGTCAGGCGTTCAGACGGGAACTGTCGCGTGTGCTGCCGAAGCATCGTTTGCTCCGGCTGTTCATTCAGCGTCATCCTGAAGTCGCGTTGCAGACGGTGTCCGCGTACTTGGGAAAAGATCCGCTGCAACTGGCGCAATTGATCAGACAATCTCAATTAAAGCCGAGAGACGTGATCAAAGCGGCGGTGTTGGCCAAGGCCAGCGGAAAGGACATCGCACAGGTGGTCGCGATGAAAACGTCCCAAAACACTTGGCGCGATGTGGCGCAATCGTTGGGATTGAAGCGGGAGGATGTCCGTGATGAAGCACGACAGTTGAAAAAGTTGTTCCGCCAACAGTTGAAAAAATGGCATGACCAACATCGTTCCGATGAATCCGGTGACAAAAAAACCTCTTCAACCGGCAAAACCGACGATCAGCTGCAAACGGAACGCTTGCTGGACGGGTTCGATCCGTTCTCAGCATCGTCTGATACATTGTGAGCAATCCATAGTCGAAGGCCCGCTCTTCTGGGAGCGGGCGTTTGTATTTTCTCAGAAACCTTGCAGCGTGTTCCACACTTCCAGTTTGGTTTGCACCTTGTTGATGATTTCATTGGTGAATTCAGTTGTCGTGGCGTTGCCGCCCAAATCGGCTGTTCGCACTCCTTCGCGCACCGTTTCGATCGTGGCTTCGTAAATGGCGCGAGAGGCGGCGCTGGCTTTGGGATCATTGAAATAAGTGAGCAGAGAAGCACCTGCCAGTATCATGGCCATGGGATTGGCGATATTTTTGCCATACAACGAAGGAGCAGTCCCGTGCGGCGCTTCCGCCATTACCACTTTCGGGTTGAAATCTTCGTCGAAGCTCATCAGGATCGATTCGGCACCGGCGATCGATCCGAACAACTGCAATACCATATCACTCAGGCAATCACCGTCCCGGTTGAGGGCCGGGATCACCATCGGTTCTCCCGAGCTGTTGAGCAGCAAGGCATAAGTGGCATCGATCAGTTGCGGCTCGTAGCGCACTTCGGGATACCGCTTGCTGGCCGCGTCCATTTCTTCCTTCAGCATGCCTTCGTATACCGGACTGACGGTGTATTTGGGGCCTCCGAACACTTTGGCGTTTGTCTTCTTGGCGTGGCGGAAGGCGAACTCAGCCACGGCACGGCACGTTTTGCGGTCGATTTTTTCCGTCCGGTACGCCACTTCATCCATTCCTTCGCCTTCGCGCCATTCCTTGGCGCCATAGGCATCACCGACCGCCATCCGAATGATGGAGATCGGGGCATACGTACCGGCGACCGGTCGCACACCGGGGATTCTGCGTCCTGTTCGGACGATCACCTTGCCGTCGATTTCCCGCCGCAGGATGGCGTTGGGACTGCCCACATCCCCTTTTTCCTCAGGTGTAATCGTGGCCGCTTTCAGACCGAATCCGGTCCGTTTCATCGCTTGCGCCGCTTCCAATACGACTTGGTTGTTCGTTTTCCGGCGGTTTTCCAGACTGAGGTCAAATTCCAGAAACTCCAAGTCCAATCCGATCACGTTGGGATCGAGAACACGCAGTGCTTCTTCCAACAACTCCTGACCCGTCTGGTCCCCTTTCATCACGACGATCGATTTGACATTCGACATGATGTGTTCTCCTTTCTCCACGGTCTTATTTGCAGGGCGTGTCTGATGGATACGTTCGCTCCGCTTGTGCACATTGCCCTTGGCCGGCATGCTTGTTTTTCGGCTTCTGCGTTCAGTTTGGCAACTCAAAAAACATGGCTGCCCGTTGGATTGATCAGACACCCCTGGAGCTGGATGGGGATATCGGAATGATCTCCATTTCATGTTGCGAAACTGTGTTTCATTTCTCACCTATCCCATTATAGCGCGCGCAATCCATTACGACCAGCGGGAAAGATTCGAACAACTTTACAGGATTTCGGATAGTCTTTCCCGACCGACTGTGATAGGATGCAGGTGTGAAAAAGAATTCCCCGCAGTCGATCCGAAAGATAGAAAGGAGGGAAAGGAATGAATCATGGACGGATCGGCAGGTGGAGCATCACAGCATTGGTGGTGTGGGTGTTGATCTGTCTTCCGTCGGCCGTTCCGAGTCCGCTCAACATCCACAGCCCGTTGCCGGAGGTGGACGCCACTTGGGTGAACAGGACGTTGGCCCGAATGAGTCTGGACGAAAAAGTGGGCCAGATGTTTATGGTGGGTTTCCAACCGGACAGATGGGGATCGTCCGCCGGCCTCTCGGCCCATGCCCGTGAACTGATCCGCCGTCATCATGTGGGCGGTGTCATCCTGTTTTCGCGCAACATCCAAAACCCCCGCCAGGTGGGGGAGTTGACCAATCAGTTGCAACAGATGGCCGTGGCGTTTGAGCCGCATGTACCACTGTTGATCGCTGTCGACCAGGAGGGTGGGGAAATCACCCGAGTCGACGGGGCGACGGAGTTTCCCGGCAATATGGCACAGGGGGCTACGTTTGATCCGGATACCGCATACGCATCGGCCAAAACGGTGGGACGGGAATTGCGCGCCATGGGGATCAACCTCAATTTGGCCCCGGTGTTGGATGTAAACAACAATCCGGCCAACCCGGTGATCGGGGTTCGTTCGTTTGGCGAAAACCCCCGGATGGTGGCTGAGATGGGCACGTCAGCCATCCGCGGTTACCATGAGGGGGAGGTGCTGACAGCGGTCAAGCATTTTCCGGGACATGGCGACACCCATGTCGATTCGCATGTCGGACTGCCGTCGGTAACCCATGATCGCAAACGGCTGGATGCGGTTGAGCTGGTGCCGTTTCGGGAAGCCATCAGGGGTGGTGCCGATATGGTCATGACCGCACACATCACCTTTCCGGCGATCGATCCTGCACCGGGTACGCCCGTCACGTTATCTCACCGGGCGTTGACCGGTCTATTGCGGGAGGAGCTGGGTTTTCAGGGAGTGATTATTACGGACGACATGGAAATGGGCGCCATCGCCAAACGATTCGGTACACCGCAAGCCGCCGTTCGGGCCATCCAGGCGGGAGCGGACATGGTCCTGGTTGCCCACTCTCTTTCCGCACAACGATCCGCGATTGCGGCGGTCAAACAGGCAGTCCAAAGCGGAAAGATTTCCGAAGAGCGGATCGATGAGTCGGTTCGTCGCATTTTACGTCTAAAAGCGGAGCGGCTGGGCAAACATGCCGTCGCCAAACAAGTGTATGCGCACCCGGACGAAGCGGAGCGGGTGGTGGGATCACCACAGGCGGCCCGGCAAGCCGAAGCGGTTGCCGCACGCGCCGTCACGTTGGTGCAGGATCCGGACCGACGTCTGCCCTTGCGCCCCGGGTGGTTACCGCGTGTGCTGGTGGTTTCACCCGAAAAACCGGTGGCCTTGAGCCGACTGTTGTCTGATGCGGGATTTCGTGTGGAAACATTGGGAATTGACGCCGATCCCGCAGCGGCCGAGCGGAGACGGGTGGTGGAAAGCGCAAAGGACGCTGATGCAGTGGTCGTGGGTCTCACCGGTGCCGTATTGCATCCACAGCAGGCGGAATTGGTCCGCCAATTGGAGGGGACAGGGAAACCGGTTATCGCCTTGGGCCTGAATACGCCTTATGATGTGGCTAAATTGCCGAGAAACACGACGTACTTGGCTTTGTACGGTTCCAATCCCGTATTGCTGGACGCAGCTGTAAAGGCGCTGACGGGTCGGATGCCGTTAAAAGGCAGACTGCCGGTCTCCATACCTGGAAAGTATGCTGCAGGAGCCGGGATGCTCATCGACCGAACGGCTCAACCGGGTCGTTAACGTTTTTCTTCTGAAATGTTGGGGAAAGAATGGGGCGAGGAGGGGCAGTCCGATGTGGATTGCAATCAGTTTGATGGTGATCGCGGTTTCGTTTTTGGTATTGGTCATTTTTTTGGTCATTTCCTTAATGAAATGGAATCATGCGGTGGAATCGGTGGAAAAAGCCGTTCAACAAGTGGAGGAACAATTGTCGGAGACATTGCGGGAATCCCGGTCCACTATGCAGGAAGTGCGGATGTTGGTTGCCGATGTCCGTGAGAAGACCGGCCGGATTGATCCGCTTCTTCGATCGCTCCACACCGCGGGGACCAGTTTGCAGGAGCTTTCCACCGGTCTTCATCAACAAGTGATATCGGTGCGCCGCCGACTGGGCGGTTTGTTGTCCGTGGTGGGGGCGGTTTTGGAGTGGTTTCTTCAACGGCAGGGACCCCGCGATAAATAAAGCAGATTTGGGAGAGAGGAGTGTGGCCGATGGCGAAAGAAACGGGTGGAAGGAATTTTTTGTTGGGGGCTGTTGTGGGTGGTTTGATCGGAGCGGCTGCCGCCTTGTTGTTGACACCCAAAACCGGTCGCGAGATGCGGGAAGAGCTGGGCAAGCGCTGGGATATAGCCAAAGAGAAAGGGCGGGAGTGGATGGAAGCGATCAGGGAACAGGCTGACATCAGCCCGGAACAATGGGAGCAGGTCAAGGAAGTGGCCAAGTCCAAATGGATCGAATTGCGTACAACGTCAGATAACATGCGAAAGGAACGGATCTTGGTCGACATCCCTGAAATGCAAAGGGAACCGTCAGACACCCGGAAAGACGGATGATGCAAAAGAAGGAAGGACGGAACCAGTCTCCCGGCCGGCTTCCGGCTGACCGGTTGGGAGACCTTTTTCAGGCGGGCGCAGCGACGCAAGGAACGAGAGGAAAAAGTTTACCCGGAACAAAAGAGGAACGCAGAAAATGGAAAATATTACAGGTGTTTGAGGATGGACGGGCGGGTAATAATCCATCAGTTCCCCCGGGCGCTTCCTGATCAAGGGACATCCTGACAAGGTCTGTGTCTAACCCGTTTGGACAAATCATATACATGGGACAAAAAGGTCCAAACGAGGTATGATAATGAATAAAGAAATTGTGTACGCGCTCTTGGCTGCGCTCAGTTTCGGGATCGCGCCCGTTTTTGAAAAGCTGGGATTGGCTCGGACCGATCCCGCCTTGGCGCTGTTCATCCGCGCGTCAGTCACAACGATGCTGGTCACTTCGTTTCTGGTGACTTCCGGCAAAGCACACCTGTTTCGTACCACAGACGTCCAGTCGTTGGTGTTTGTCGTGCTCGGCGGTGTATTTGGTGTGCTGTTCGCCCAGTTTTTTTATTTTAAAGCTTTGCAATACGGAGAGATCGGCCGTGTTATGCCGATCGTGGGCGGCTTCCCCGTTATCGCCTATTTCTTTTCCATTATTGTGTTTGGCGAATCGGTTACCATTACCAAAATGATAGGCGTTGTGTTGGTGGTGGCAGGGGTGCTGCTGTTGGGAGACACCAAAGGATCTTGATGGCGGAAAGGATGGAGGAAATGAGCGAGTTGCCGTTGATCACCTCGGAGGAACAATGGGAGTCTTGGTTGGAAGATTCCCGGAAACAGCCGTTGTTGTTGTTGAAACACAGTACCCAATGCCCGATCAGTGCCGGAGCATTTGAAGCGTTTCGCGCTTTTGCCGGCACCTCGCAGGCCGAATCCGTCCGTATGGGCGTGGTCACCGTGATTGAACATCGTCCGGTCTCCAACGCCATCGCGGAACGGCTGCAAGTCAAGCATGAATCACCGCAAGCATTGCTCATCAAGGATGGAAAAGCCGTCTGGCACGCTTCCCATTGGAACGTGACGGAAGAAAGTCTGGCACAAGCAGTAGCCGCACACATTGAAAAATAGGTTTTAACGGGAGAATGGGGAACAGAGGAGGTTGTCATGAGCTCAAAGGAAATGCGAGTCTCGTCGCGGAAGTTGGTGGCGGATGATTTTATGGAGCGCCTGCAACAGCACCGGCGTTACCTGTATCATATCGCCTACCGACTGACGGGAAACCCCGAAGACGCCAAAGATCTGACGCAGGAGACGATCTGGCAAGCACATCGCAAATCCAACAAATACGTTTACGAGAAGTCGCTGAAAGCATGGTTGCGGACGATGATGACCAATCGTTTCCGGGACCAAAAGCGGAAAAAAAGTTTGAAGCTGGTCGCGCTGGAAGACGCGTTTATTCATTCAGAACCCCCTCCGACCACCAGTATGGCCTCGGTGGAGGAGCAGGTGGAACAACGTTTGCTTCTGGAACGGGTGAAAGAGGAGATTCAAAATCTGCCCGAGATTTATCGGCGCGTCATCGTATTGCGTCATTTTTACTCCCTGTCATATACTGAGATCAGTAAAGAATTGGAGATCCCGGAGGGAACAGTCAAAACGCAGCTGTTTCGTGCGCGGAAGATGTTGAAGGAACGTTTGTCGAAAAAAGGGTAAGGAGTGGACGCGGGCGATGTCTTGCAGGGACATGGATCAGCTCATTCAGCTATACGTGGACCAAGAAATCGGGGAAGCCGACCGTATGCGTCTGAAGTCCCACGTGGCAGAGTGTGCTGATTGCAAACGGGACCTGCAGGATATGATCGCACTGGTCGACACACTGGAAAACATCCGGATCAAAGCCCGGTCTCCCCAAACGGCAGGCGGATTCTCACTGGTCAAATGGGTGGCGGTGGGCATATCCATATTCCTGTTGGCCTATGTTCCTTACCGCGGTGAGCATGACCAAACACCCGTATCGTCCCTGTCCGTCTCTTCCATCAGTGTAGCGCAGAACGGAGCGGAGGAAACGGTAGACCCCGAATACACCATCTTGGCGACATCTGCAGATACAGTCCGCATCCCGCATCGGGATACCGTTCGGATTCTCACACCGGAACAATGGCCGGCCCGTATTTCAACCGCGACGGCTCTGGTGTATCCCGGCGCTTTGCGTTTTCTGATCGATCAGGCGGGATCGGATTGGTACAGGCAAGTGGACCGGTTGATATTGATCAAAGTTCCCGATGCTGATACATTGCGGATGCTGTTGGAACGTGTGGGAGAAGATTGGAATGAACTCACGGGACATGATACTGTCCGGTTTCCCACTTCGGTTGTGATTACGCCGGGAGAACGCCCCAAAGTGCAATTTTTCTCCTCGCCCGCCCGGGATCAGGATATCTTGCAGTGGGCCAGTCATTTAATCCGTCATCATTGATTGATTTTTTTCTTTTGCCCATTTGCCTGGTCCGGGGTGACATATCACCTCCCGATGCGCTATAATAAGCGAAAATTTTTCATAAGGGATGGATGGGGAGAGCAATGAGTCAGATTGAAAAGCTGAGGCAAAAGCTGGACGAGATTAACTTGCA
Proteins encoded in this region:
- a CDS encoding sensor histidine kinase; amino-acid sequence: MKNGKLFHKMLAAQIAVLLTAVMLMSAITSVAVQKFLYQQKWKELREIGQLVIPSTPTDGELVRRWRQLRPVLGARDIHVLQVDGRGRVLFPVGFRGNSVTISSDVRNRLMRGKVVEGRDRIGNQPVTWVIFPDRRQTDLRAWILFSPVEGINRAIRRIRAGLLLAASIALVVALVLSGWFTRGWVRRIEVLRRLTGEIRQGRYHARAEVESGPLELMELTRDLNAMAERLAEWEKEIRQFELRRQQFVSDVSHELRTPLTSIRGWLEGLESRMVTEEERMRAVASMKRETMRLIRLINELLDLEKIRSGTIELKQEQIPIAEVLEIVVEQLGPVAEEKGLRLEIDAPRDLMVIADYDRLMQILINLVKNGLQFTERGWVRVTADKTDGGTRICVEDTGIGMTEEQLARIWDRFFKADPSRSRQGGETGLGLAIVRQLVKAHGGQIRVDSTPGKGTCFTVWLPDGNGG
- a CDS encoding isocitrate/isopropylmalate family dehydrogenase, translated to MSNVKSIVVMKGDQTGQELLEEALRVLDPNVIGLDLEFLEFDLSLENRRKTNNQVVLEAAQAMKRTGFGLKAATITPEEKGDVGSPNAILRREIDGKVIVRTGRRIPGVRPVAGTYAPISIIRMAVGDAYGAKEWREGEGMDEVAYRTEKIDRKTCRAVAEFAFRHAKKTNAKVFGGPKYTVSPVYEGMLKEEMDAASKRYPEVRYEPQLIDATYALLLNSSGEPMVIPALNRDGDCLSDMVLQLFGSIAGAESILMSFDEDFNPKVVMAEAPHGTAPSLYGKNIANPMAMILAGASLLTYFNDPKASAASRAIYEATIETVREGVRTADLGGNATTTEFTNEIINKVQTKLEVWNTLQGF
- the nagZ gene encoding beta-N-acetylhexosaminidase, with product MNHGRIGRWSITALVVWVLICLPSAVPSPLNIHSPLPEVDATWVNRTLARMSLDEKVGQMFMVGFQPDRWGSSAGLSAHARELIRRHHVGGVILFSRNIQNPRQVGELTNQLQQMAVAFEPHVPLLIAVDQEGGEITRVDGATEFPGNMAQGATFDPDTAYASAKTVGRELRAMGINLNLAPVLDVNNNPANPVIGVRSFGENPRMVAEMGTSAIRGYHEGEVLTAVKHFPGHGDTHVDSHVGLPSVTHDRKRLDAVELVPFREAIRGGADMVMTAHITFPAIDPAPGTPVTLSHRALTGLLREELGFQGVIITDDMEMGAIAKRFGTPQAAVRAIQAGADMVLVAHSLSAQRSAIAAVKQAVQSGKISEERIDESVRRILRLKAERLGKHAVAKQVYAHPDEAERVVGSPQAARQAEAVAARAVTLVQDPDRRLPLRPGWLPRVLVVSPEKPVALSRLLSDAGFRVETLGIDADPAAAERRRVVESAKDADAVVVGLTGAVLHPQQAELVRQLEGTGKPVIALGLNTPYDVAKLPRNTTYLALYGSNPVLLDAAVKALTGRMPLKGRLPVSIPGKYAAGAGMLIDRTAQPGR
- a CDS encoding DUF948 domain-containing protein — encoded protein: MWIAISLMVIAVSFLVLVIFLVISLMKWNHAVESVEKAVQQVEEQLSETLRESRSTMQEVRMLVADVREKTGRIDPLLRSLHTAGTSLQELSTGLHQQVISVRRRLGGLLSVVGAVLEWFLQRQGPRDK
- a CDS encoding YtxH domain-containing protein, with the translated sequence MAKETGGRNFLLGAVVGGLIGAAAALLLTPKTGREMREELGKRWDIAKEKGREWMEAIREQADISPEQWEQVKEVAKSKWIELRTTSDNMRKERILVDIPEMQREPSDTRKDG
- a CDS encoding EamA family transporter, which translates into the protein MNKEIVYALLAALSFGIAPVFEKLGLARTDPALALFIRASVTTMLVTSFLVTSGKAHLFRTTDVQSLVFVVLGGVFGVLFAQFFYFKALQYGEIGRVMPIVGGFPVIAYFFSIIVFGESVTITKMIGVVLVVAGVLLLGDTKGS
- the ytxJ gene encoding bacillithiol system redox-active protein YtxJ, translated to MSELPLITSEEQWESWLEDSRKQPLLLLKHSTQCPISAGAFEAFRAFAGTSQAESVRMGVVTVIEHRPVSNAIAERLQVKHESPQALLIKDGKAVWHASHWNVTEESLAQAVAAHIEK
- a CDS encoding RNA polymerase sigma factor yields the protein MSSKEMRVSSRKLVADDFMERLQQHRRYLYHIAYRLTGNPEDAKDLTQETIWQAHRKSNKYVYEKSLKAWLRTMMTNRFRDQKRKKSLKLVALEDAFIHSEPPPTTSMASVEEQVEQRLLLERVKEEIQNLPEIYRRVIVLRHFYSLSYTEISKELEIPEGTVKTQLFRARKMLKERLSKKG
- a CDS encoding anti-sigma factor family protein, whose translation is MSCRDMDQLIQLYVDQEIGEADRMRLKSHVAECADCKRDLQDMIALVDTLENIRIKARSPQTAGGFSLVKWVAVGISIFLLAYVPYRGEHDQTPVSSLSVSSISVAQNGAEETVDPEYTILATSADTVRIPHRDTVRILTPEQWPARISTATALVYPGALRFLIDQAGSDWYRQVDRLILIKVPDADTLRMLLERVGEDWNELTGHDTVRFPTSVVITPGERPKVQFFSSPARDQDILQWASHLIRHH